Proteins encoded by one window of Salmo trutta chromosome 17, fSalTru1.1, whole genome shotgun sequence:
- the LOC115151542 gene encoding transcription factor HES-1, with translation MPADILEKTSVSPVAATAASMNTAPDKPKTASEHRKSSKPIMEKRRRARINESLGQLKTLILEALKKDSSRHSKLEKADILEMTVKHLRNLQRAQMTAALKTDPTVLGKYRAGFSECTNEVTRFLSTCEGVNTEVRTRLLGHLASCMTQINAMNYPTQHQIPTGPPHRAFGQSIVHIPNSSPQGNVMPLPCKGGSPRSMSPETTKVYGGFHLVPATDGQFAFLIPNAAFTPNGPVIPVYANQVNTPVPAAVSPGAPTGNSDSVWRPW, from the exons ATGCCTGCCGATATACTGGAAAAGACATCCGTCTCTCCTGTTGCTGCTACTGCAGCCAGCATGAACACGGCACCTGATAAACCCAAGACGGCTTCAGAGCACAGGAAG TCATCCAAACCTATCATGGAGAAAAGGAGAAGAGCCAGAATCAACGAAAGCTTGGGACAGTTGAAAACACTTATCCTGGAGGCGCTCAAAAAAGAT AGCTCCAGACACTCGAAACTTGAAAAGGCGGACATCCTGGAGATGACCGTAAAACAtctccggaacctccagagagcTCAAATGACTG CTGCTTTGAAAACTGATCCCACCGTGCTAGGGAAATACAGAGCTGGATTCAGCGAGTGCACAAATGAAGTCACCCGCTTCCTGTCCACCTGCGAAGGGGTTAACACCGAGGTCAGGACGCGGCTTCTCGGTCACTTGGCCAGCTGCATGACGCAGATCAACGCTATGAACTACCCCACGCAGCACCAGATCCCTACCGGGCCTCCCCACCGCGCCTTCGGCCAGTCCATAGTACATATCCCCAACTCATCTCCGCAGGGCAACGTGATGCCCCTGCCTTGTAAAGGTGGCTCTCCCCGGAGCATGTCACCAGAAACAACAAAAGTATACGGCGGCTTCCACCTCGTACCTGCCACAGATGGACAATTCGCCTTCCTTATCCCCAATGCAGCTTTTACGCCCAACGGTCCCGTTATCCCCGTGTACGCGAACCAGGTCAACACGCCTGTCCCAGCGGCGGTGTCCCCCGGTGCACCGACAGGAAACTCGGACTCAGTGTGGCGACCCTGGtag